A stretch of DNA from Salmo trutta chromosome 12, fSalTru1.1, whole genome shotgun sequence:
ttattattatcagtAGTATAAAACAGAATGACaaaacagttacacacacacttgGCTAAAGTTAAGTCTGGCTCCACCTCACCTCTCTCGGGGGGGCCGTGTTGGGTTGTTGAGGAAGGACAGCTGGTGCTCCAGGCTGCAGACACGGAAGGCCAGGTAACAGGAAGacaggatgaggaggatgattcTGAAGTAATGGACAGTAAGGTTTGACATTAGGATGTACcaagtgtgtgtgtacactaggTGGCAGTAAAACTGGATTGTTTTGTGAtcatatccattttagaatattaAATTAGGCCTTGTTCAGATTTTATTTCACAGATAAAATTCGGACCAAAAAATGTTGAGCATAATGCTGCCAATTAATGTATATTTATCCGACAACACAAGGtaaatattgtaattacttcgccaccatggactatttattgccttaactcccttatcttacctcatttgcactcactgtatatagactttttgttttcttttgttctactgtattattgactgtatgttttgtttattccatgtgtaactctgtgttgttgcatgtgtcgaattgctatgctttatcttggccaggtcgcagttgcaaatgagaacttgttctcaactagcctacctggttaaataaaatcaaataaaacaatgatGGTCCTAATGATATGATTGTTGCTGTGAGGAAGCCAGTTGTGGGGCATGGAAATAGTTACAGTATGATGAAGAACTTGAGAAGCTGATATTCCATCGGGCCCAGCTCTGGAACAGGCTCTGTTAGTAGGATCTTCTCTGTCTCTAAGCCCcggtctacaacacacacacacacacacacacacacacacacacacacacacacacacattaatatagCCATCTAATAGACTACGTAGGTGATAGTGTATTGTTGCTTACAGATGCCATCAAATATATTGTGGTAAGTTGCAGGTGCCTACGGGGTAAAATGAGCCATTCAACCAGTTTTGAAAAGAAAACAAACCCTGAACATTCTGCTCCATTGCACTTCATTGTAAAGTGCAAAGACGCTAATATATATTTGACCACATCTGGCTGTGCAAAAGTATTGTATGTATGCAAGTGGGTCAAAGTTTTTATTTGATCAATCTACACTCAGGTTTTCCAACTCTTTTGCAACCCCAGACAGTTACGTCATAGCAAACACATCTTAAACAAATATGAAATATGGAAACCCGTCGTATATGTCATAGTAAAGCCTGCATACAGACGTCACAATTATGAGACAATAGTAGTGTTATGTACTTTATACATAACTGGGCAGTTTATTCTTGTCTCTTTCAGATCATCTAAATGTAGCCAacagtagggtacagcagtaGGGTGCAGTTTGTAAGGTACAGCAGTAGGGTTCAGTAGGGCACAGTAGTAGGGTTCAGTAATAGGGTACAGTAGTAGAGTACAGTTTGTAAGGTACAGCAGTAGggttcagtagagcacagtagtaGGGTACTGTAGGGCACAGTAGTATGGCTCAGTAGTAGGATACAGTAGTAGGGCACATTTGTAGGGTACAGTAGGGCacagtagtagggtacagtagcagggtacagtagggtacagtagtagGACACAGTAGCAGGGTTCAGTAGGGCACAGTAGCAGGGTACAGTAGTatggtacagtacacacacaggacacagtaGCGGGACACAGTAGCAAGACACAGTAGTAGGGTTCAGTAGGGTTCAGTAGGGCACAGTAGCAGGGTTCAGTTGTCATCCTTTGTGAAATTAAATACACGAAAAATAGGTTgtccctagcctggtcccagatctgcttgTGTCGTCTTGCCAAACCCCTACGGTCATTCTCATGCCAAACAAGAGTTGGCTATAATACAGCATAAACCAATGTTGGTCCAGGCTAGGTTGTCCTCCCTTTTCACCTTCCAGAGGCTGGTCTGTCTGGAAGGAGGAGTCCACCGCAGTCAGGCTACCGGTGGAGCTACCCAGGAGGTCAGGGAGGGACGAGGACACGGACACCACCGAGGGTTTTCTCCTCCACTTCAGCACCGGAGGATACTCATCCACCCCCGGGAACTCATCCGCCACTGGGAACTCATCCTGGAGGTatagaaaggaaagggggatacctagtcagttgtccaactgaaatgtgtcttccgcatttaacccaacccttctaaATCAGAGATGTGTGAGGCATTATTGATCTGAATTGACCAAATCTTCAGGAAAGAAAGTGTTCCACTCTCTCAATGCTGCATAGTTTatctacagtaacagtcaaaagtttggacacacctagtcattcaaggtttttgatttttttaaactatttcctacattttagaataatagtgaagacatcaaaactatgaaataacacataagtgctaaaaaaatctaaatatattttagattcttcaaagtagtcaccctttgccttaatgacagctttgcattctctcaaccagcttcatgaggtagtcacctggaatgcttttccaacagtcttttagaagttcccacatatgctgagcacttgttggctgcttttccttcactctgtggtccaactcatcccaaaccatctcaattgggttgaggtcgggggattgtggaggccaggtcatctgatgcagtactccatcactctacttattggtcaaatagcccttgcacagcctggaggtgtgttgggttattgtcctgttgaaaaacaaatgatagtcccactaagcgcaaatcagatgggatggcgtatcattgcagaatgctgtgatagccatgctggttaagtgtgtgtaacgttcggcgtcgggtgatgaagaagcggaccaaaacgcagctgggagcgaacacatgtttattcttacactgaataaaacagtctgggcagtctggccactccggcagttcagcgcagtctggccactccggcagttcagcgcagtctggccactccggcagttcagcgcagtctggccgctccggcgactgttgactggcgggcagctccgacgactgttgactgacgggcagctccgacgactgttgactgacgggcagctccgacgactgttgactggcgggcagctccgacgactgttgactggcgggcagctccgacgactgttgactggcgggcagctccgacgactgttgactggcgggcagctcctgccccgtcaaacagcccttgtgcccccccctaaaaaattattggggatgcctctcggtctccctaaactcttccatcgccctggaaatgctcctccttaactcggcccatgtccatccttcctcttcgttcctctgctgcttggtcctggtttggtgggttgttctgtaacgttcggcgtcgggtgatgaagaagcggaccaaaacgcagctgggagcgaacacatgtttattcttacactgaataaaacacgtacacaaaaccaagaaaatgcctgatcattaactgctcaacaaaaagagacaacaacccacaaacatcgtggggggaaaggaacttaaatgtgattcccaatcagacataactagcgacagctgtctgattggaaatcacccccgagcccaacatagaaataaaccacaaagaaaggctataacaaaacatagaaaataaaccatagaaataccacaccctgaccaaaatagcagagttcccctggtcagggcgtgacagtgtgctttgaattctaaataactcaccagtgtcaccagcaaagcacccccacaccatcacacatccatgcttcacagtcggaaccacacatgtggagatcatccgttcacctactctgcgtcttacaaagacacggcggttggaaccaaaaatctcaaatttggactcatcagaccaaattacagatttccaccggtctaatgtcaattgctcgtgtttcttggcccaagcaagtctcttcttcttattggtgtcctttagtagtggtttctttgcagcaatttgaccatgaaggcctgattcacaccgtctcctctgaacagttgatgttgagatgcgtctgttacttgaactctgtgaggtgcaatctgtggtgcagttaattgctgatttctgaggctggtaactaatgaagttatcctctacagcagaggtaactctgggtcttcctttcctgtggcggtcctcatgagagacagtttcatcatagcgcttgatggtttttgcgactgcacttgaagaaagattaaaagttcttgaaattttccagattgactgaccttcatgtcttaaagtaatgatggactgtcgtttctctttgcttatttgagatgttcttgccacaatatggacttggtcttttaccaaatagggctatcttctgtataccacccctaccttctcacaacacaactgattggctcaaacgcattaaggaaagaaattccacaaatgaacttttagcaaggcacacctgttaattgaaatgcattccaggtgactacctcatgaagctggttgagagaatgccaagagtgtgcaaagcagtcatcaaggcaaaagggtggctactttgaagaatctcaaatatattctgatttaaaactttttggttactacatgatttcatatgttatttcatatttttgatgttttgactattattctacaatgtagaaaatagtaaaaataaagaaaaacccttgaatgagtaagtgttctaaaacctttgactggtactgaacatacctatatccatccatccataatcAATCTATGACATATGAACTAGACATTATTAATACATATTACGTTCATATTTTACGAAAGTCAACTGTCATACAAGATGGCTGCATCGTGTGGGCCCACTCAGGAGAATAGTCATTGAGACAGAGTAAGAGTCAGACAACAATGAACCAAATATTGATTACTTCCATTTTTTCCCAGGAAGTCATTGATAAGGTCATTGTTGAAGGTCACAGAGGGGCATGGCCATGGCAGACTTGGGTCAGCCTACTCTTACACATATCTAGAGACAAGGTTACATATGGATATTGATTCATAacaaatacagtacatacactttAGAAAAACATTAATGATTTATTATGATTACTCATTATTAGACTAATAGGGTAGCAGTAGGGCGCAGCAGTAGGACAGCGGGTGGAACACAGCAGTAGGACACAGCAGTAGGACAGCAGGTGGAACACAAAAGTAGGACACAGTAGTAGGAGAGAAGGGTGGAACACAGCAGTAGGACACAGCAGTAGGACAGCAGGTGGAACACCAAAGTAGGACACAGTAGTAGGACAGAAGGGTGGAACATAGCAGTAGGATACAGCAGTAGGACACACACATCCTTTCTGTTTTGGTTTTCATTGTAACAGCTGCATTCGAATGACTGCAATTACAGACTCAGATTGTAGATAGTACAGCTTTATAGCTTGTGAGTCAGCTTGATATTCAGACCGGCGATTTCCTTGTTAACCACAACAGACTTCTGATCTTAACCACGGGCTAATAGATGTTATTTCAGTAGAGAATCAATTTGACACAAAGCACAGCACTGCTAATGGTTCTGTGTTTAGTGGAGGAGCAGCAACACAAGGAAAAACAGAATGTCTTATAGGTTATGACACAGACGTTACCCCAAACACGTCTTATAGGTTATGACACAGACGTTACCCCAAACACGTCTTATAGGTTATGACACAGACGTTACCCCAAACACGTCTTATAGGTTATGACACAGACGTTACCTCAAACACGTCTTATAGGTTATGACACAGACGTTACCCCAAACACGTCTTATAGGTTATGACACAGACGTTACCCCAAACACGTCTTATAGGTTATGACACAGACGTTACCCCAAACACGTCTTATAGGTTATGACACAGACGTTACCCCAAACACGTCTTATAGGTTATGACACAGATGTTACCCCAAACACGTCTTATAGGTTATGACACAGACGTTACCCCAATAATGGAGATTCTGAAACTATCGTTATCTTTTGTAATACTGTAGTTCCTGCGTTATTCATCACAAGTCATCAGCTAAGACATCAGCTACGACATCAGCTACGACATCAGCTACGACATCAGCTACGACATCAGCTACGACATCAGCTACGACATCAGCTACGACATCAGCTACGACATCAGCTACGACATGAGCTACGACATGAGCTACGACATGAGCTAAGACATGAGCTAAGACATGAGCTAAGACATTAACTAAGACATTAACTAAGACATTAACTAAGACATTAACTACGACATTAACTACGACATTAACTACGACATTAGCTAAGACATTAACTAAGACATTAGCTAAGATATTAACTAAGACATTAGCTAAGACATTAGCTAAGACATTAGCTAAGATATTAACTAAGACATTACCTAAGACATTAGCTAAGATATTAACTAAGTCATTAGCTAAGACATTAGCTAAGACATTAGCTAAGATATTAACTAAGACATTAACTAAGACATTAGCTAAGATATTAACTAAGTCATTAGCTAAGACATTAGCTAAGATATTAACTAAGACATTAACTAAGCAGTTAACTAAGCAGTTAACTAAGACATTAAATAATACATTAACTAAATCCAGAAATGAAGTAGACTAGAGataggcaactttgatgggggtgggggccacataAAATCTGAATTCATCATAAAGGGCCGCAGTTGCTCCCCGCCGACATAATACATAACATTGTTAGACAATTACAGctgaaggacagaactacataaaatgATATAATATATCATTAATAGACAGGTACAGAACTACATACATCTAAAATAAGAATACACACTTTCATATTCTTATGCCTTAGCAATCCATGCAACATGTACTCATAATAACGTCTACACTGCAGTGATCCATTTTATTGCAGTTGCTTACTGTTACAATTGGAAATCCTGATCCTAATCTCGCAGAACCAGTTGTTCTGTAAACACTAGCGAGATTCTCACATCATTAGGAACCACCCGTGTCCTTGATTCTCCCATTTGACGTCAGTACTGTTCATAATAATAATGTGATTCATGTTGTACTTGTGTACATTATGGTTGGTCAATACTCTAACCAATAAGAGACATGGATCAGTCTGGAGTTGGTCAATGTTCTAACCAATAAGAGACATGGATCAGTCTGGAGTTGGTCAATGTTCTAACCAATAAGAGACAGGGATCAGTCTGGAGTGAGGGGCTAGAGTCCAAAGCTTACTTACCAGAGATAAGGTATGGGGAACCTCCATGTAGTGTTTCAAGCTCAGACTCTTCCCATTGACCTGGAGAGGGAACGATGAGATATGGGAAATATTCAGTACACTATTTTTAAGGCCAATAGACCTGTTGATGTGGGAGTGAGCTGGTTCAgtggtagatgtgtgtgtgtggtgtgtgtgtgttctctgacctggaggtgtgtgtgtagtgatagccagtgtgtgtgtgtgtgtgtgtgtgtgtgtgtgtgtgtgtgtgtgtgtgtgtagtggtagccagtgtgtgtggttgtgtgagtgtgtgtgtgttctctgaccTGGAGGTGTGTGCAGATCCTCCGGAGCACGTCATACACACTGTCCCTGGACAGCAGAGACACAAAGACATACTGCAGGATGGacggacagggggagagagagagagagcgagggagagagtgagggagagaaagagcattAGCCAATTCAAATGTGAATGaaagcatatcaaatcaaatcaaaatcaaatcaaatttatttatatagcccttcgtatatcagctgaaatctcaaagtgctgtacagaaacacagcctaaaaccccaaacagcaagcaatgcatgtgaaagaagcacggtggctaggaaaagctccctaggaaaaactccctagaaaggccaaaaacctaggaagaaacctagagaggatacatacatacacgtacgctcacactcatgcatgcacacatgtATTAAGCATTTCATCATGTGCTCATAAAACCGATGTCAGGAAGATTTATAAGATCCATTAGGACATCAACTCATTACCAGGAATGCAATTTTTTCTAAATAGTTATTGTGAACAGTAACTCAATCTACCACGGTTTATATTTGACAGATTACGGCTTAATCTAGTAAATTGACATAGGATATTTCAATAGTGATATTCCATTCCTTTTACATggtgtctgtactgtacctctACTGAAAACACCACTCTTTCATAAATCATTTTCAATGAGAGTGTATGAATCCTTAAATCACTTACCAGACAATAGACAGTCATAAAATATAAGAAATTAAagatttgtatttgtatatattatggatccccatttgctgctactcttcctggggtccagcaaaattaaggcagttatccaattttaaaaacattacaatatattcacaacagatttcacaacacattaagatTACAGAGCAATAAGAAACATTTTCCAGACATTTACTCCAATGTAAAGGAGCAGGCAGGCAGGTGAACCGTTCTCTCCCACACACTGGAGAGGAACCAAGAAGGGACACTACCAAAATAGACTGCGACCTTGACACCCTTTCAGTGTTACCGAACCATGCGCTGACTTGCATTAGCTTAGCATGTTAGCATGAGGTGTTGTTTATTTTCCATCTACCTGTGGTTGGTGGAAAGAACGTGGTGTGGCGCTAATGCCAGTTAGCTGTGTTTCCATTCACTGTGCCCAGAGGCGCTAAGAGGCTAACGCTCACCTTCTGACTGGTATCTGTGGTGATGGCTAGGCCGTTGGgcaccagacctgctgttttgtgCTTCTTTACCAGCCTCACAGAGACCACGGGGATAGCAACCTTTGATGGGGGAAAGAGGTGGGAAAAAAGAGGACACAATATTATACCTTGTAGAAAGGGGGACTAACTGGACCAGACGCGGGGGGCATACTGGACCAGACGCGGGGGGCATACTGGACCAGACGCGGGGGGCATAGTGGACCAGACGCGGGGGACTAACTGGACCAGAGAGGGGGACTAACTGGACCAGAGAGAATGACTAACTGGACCAGACATACTGGGCCAGACGCAGGGGG
This window harbors:
- the LOC115203516 gene encoding GRAM domain-containing protein 2A isoform X2 encodes the protein MLQGFGHRLTSDELEDSLRLAVGSATPSVCVCVCGCVCGSSMLSLVQQSSRPLRERAAAGLPVTVGGRPAKELLMTLPCPSAQTVSKYNSQYHKLFQCVPKDEILMKVYSCALLRDILLQGRLYISRNWLCFYANLFGKDIKVAIPVVSVRLVKKHKTAGLVPNGLAITTDTSQKYVFVSLLSRDSVYDVLRRICTHLQVNGKSLSLKHYMEVPHTLSLDEFPVADEFPGVDEYPPVLKWRRKPSVVSVSSSLPDLLGSSTGSLTAVDSSFQTDQPLEDRGLETEKILLTEPVPELGPMEYQLLKFFIILIILLILSSCYLAFRVCSLEHQLSFLNNPTRPPRERILLHCRLKEGKPPTPPFCCR
- the LOC115203516 gene encoding GRAM domain-containing protein 2A isoform X4, whose protein sequence is MGCTIYAASPEALPGDEATGRDHRHHHHHHRPHGPCNQKIPARPNTMTEHQEQNEEGVLISTQDLETSKHQDTQGGHPQFRLIDDLSYEDVKKCYRGSTVSKYNSQYHKLFQCVPKDEILMKVYSCALLRDILLQGRLYISRNWLCFYANLFGKDIKVAIPVVSVRLVKKHKTAGLVPNGLAITTDTSQKYVFVSLLSRDSVYDVLRRICTHLQVNGKSLSLKHYMEVPHTLSLDEFPVADEFPGVDEYPPVLKWRRKPSVVSVSSSLPDLLGSSTGSLTAVDSSFQTDQPLEDRGLETEKILLTEPVPELGPMEYQLLKFFIILIILLILSSCYLAFRVCSLEHQLSFLNNPTRPPRER
- the LOC115203516 gene encoding GRAM domain-containing protein 2A isoform X5, with amino-acid sequence MTEHQEQNEEGVLISTQDLETSKHQDTQGGHPQFRLIDDLSYEDVKKCYRGSTVSKYNSQYHKLFQCVPKDEILMKVYSCALLRDILLQGRLYISRNWLCFYANLFGKDIKVAIPVVSVRLVKKHKTAGLVPNGLAITTDTSQKYVFVSLLSRDSVYDVLRRICTHLQVNGKSLSLKHYMEVPHTLSLDEFPVADEFPGVDEYPPVLKWRRKPSVVSVSSSLPDLLGSSTGSLTAVDSSFQTDQPLEDRGLETEKILLTEPVPELGPMEYQLLKFFIILIILLILSSCYLAFRVCSLEHQLSFLNNPTRPPRERILLHCRLKEGKPPTPPFCCR
- the LOC115203516 gene encoding GRAM domain-containing protein 2A isoform X1, with amino-acid sequence MGCTIYAASPEALPGDEATGRDHRHHHHHHRPHGPCNQKIPARPNTMTEHQEQNEEGVLISTQDLETSKHQDTQGGHPQFRLIDDLSYEDVKKCYRGSTVSKYNSQYHKLFQCVPKDEILMKVYSCALLRDILLQGRLYISRNWLCFYANLFGKDIKVAIPVVSVRLVKKHKTAGLVPNGLAITTDTSQKYVFVSLLSRDSVYDVLRRICTHLQVNGKSLSLKHYMEVPHTLSLDEFPVADEFPGVDEYPPVLKWRRKPSVVSVSSSLPDLLGSSTGSLTAVDSSFQTDQPLEDRGLETEKILLTEPVPELGPMEYQLLKFFIILIILLILSSCYLAFRVCSLEHQLSFLNNPTRPPRERILLHCRLKEGKPPTPPFCCR